From Shewanella yunxiaonensis, the proteins below share one genomic window:
- a CDS encoding TolC family protein produces MKRLRFAWLLLWPLVLPSVFAEDFSFDSAWQRLLNVSDKLAADNQQLRRAEAEQDAATGLYLPSLSINGSYTHMQQPIELDLRKLNPLASLDVSSLPSEYAAILSAIPSSMFVTPFTEQDVFNASLQAMWPIYTGGQITAAQGIQKAKVAEEQQQQELSRRELFTTLVDRYYAVSVAGALVQTQQQLVDSLQQHYQHALKLEQQGQIAKVERLNAQVALDDAQVTLGSVKRQYEMARIALSRLLHDSDASISSPMFVLQTPLSLPQLTELTLQQHPALKLLNAKEQQAKGLIDLEKGKYKPTVYLYGNYTLYEDDSLLSQMTPDWMVGVGVKVPLLTREGLSGKVQAAKSALLQARYTRAQTTQDLSLLVDQSYRQMLQAQEEINALESSKALAEENLKLRELAFSQGLSTSLERVDAEIKLSAVKTKELAAHYRYLQAYARLMAVSGQLDEFIGHSKQQETGHAG; encoded by the coding sequence ATGAAGAGATTGCGATTCGCCTGGCTGCTGTTGTGGCCACTGGTGCTGCCGTCGGTTTTTGCTGAAGATTTCAGTTTTGACAGTGCCTGGCAGCGCCTGCTTAACGTCAGCGATAAACTTGCTGCCGATAATCAGCAGTTGCGCCGAGCCGAGGCCGAGCAGGATGCTGCCACCGGTCTCTATCTGCCTTCGCTCAGTATCAACGGCAGTTATACTCACATGCAGCAGCCGATAGAACTGGATTTGCGCAAACTCAATCCGCTTGCTTCCCTTGATGTCTCCTCGCTTCCCAGCGAATACGCTGCGATCCTCAGTGCCATTCCCAGCTCAATGTTTGTCACCCCGTTTACTGAGCAGGATGTATTTAATGCCAGTCTGCAGGCGATGTGGCCGATTTACACTGGCGGACAGATAACGGCCGCTCAGGGAATTCAAAAGGCCAAAGTCGCGGAAGAACAACAACAGCAAGAACTGAGTCGGCGCGAATTGTTTACCACCCTGGTTGACCGCTACTACGCCGTCAGCGTGGCTGGCGCGTTGGTGCAAACCCAGCAGCAACTGGTCGATTCTCTGCAGCAGCACTACCAACATGCATTAAAGCTGGAACAGCAGGGGCAGATTGCCAAGGTGGAACGGCTGAATGCCCAGGTGGCGCTGGACGATGCCCAAGTGACGCTTGGCAGTGTGAAGCGGCAGTATGAAATGGCGCGTATTGCCTTGTCGCGGTTGCTACATGACTCAGACGCCAGCATCAGTTCGCCAATGTTTGTATTGCAAACACCGTTATCACTGCCACAGTTGACCGAGTTAACGCTACAGCAGCACCCAGCGCTGAAGCTACTGAATGCCAAAGAACAGCAGGCCAAAGGCTTGATTGATCTTGAAAAAGGCAAATACAAGCCCACGGTTTATCTATACGGTAATTACACGCTGTATGAAGATGACTCCTTACTGTCACAGATGACGCCCGACTGGATGGTGGGGGTCGGCGTGAAAGTGCCATTACTTACTCGCGAAGGGCTCAGCGGCAAGGTACAGGCCGCAAAAAGTGCTTTATTGCAGGCACGTTATACCCGCGCGCAAACTACCCAGGACCTGAGTTTATTGGTGGACCAGAGTTACCGGCAGATGTTGCAGGCGCAAGAAGAGATCAACGCCCTCGAGAGCTCCAAAGCGTTGGCCGAGGAAAATCTCAAACTGCGGGAACTTGCGTTCAGTCAGGGATTATCCACCTCGCTGGAGCGGGTCGACGCAGAAATCAAACTCAGCGCCGTCAAAACCAAGGAATTAGCGGCACATTATCGTTATCTGCAGGCTTATGCACGCTTGATGGCAGTCAGCGGACAACTGGATGAATTTATCGGACACAGTAAGCAGCAGGAGACAGGTCATGCGGGTTAA
- the rng gene encoding ribonuclease G: MGSELLINVTPTEARVALVEHGVLQEVHIERRMKRGLVGNIYKGKISRVLPGMQAAFVDIGLDKAAFLHASDIFPHTECVADAEKGNFVVRNIAELVRQGQDIMVQVVKDPLGTKGARLTTDITLPSRYLVFMPGSSHVGVSQRIESEEERARLKEIALPFVDADGGFIIRTAAEGVGAEELAQDAAFLRRVWAKVSERRKRQGATLLYQDLALPVRIVRDFVGVDLDSVQVDSQSTYEELLQFAQEFMPDVAGKIEHYSGPAAIFDLYDVENEIQRALERKVELKSGGYLIIDQTEAMTTVDINTGGFVGHRNLEETIFNTNLEATQAIARQLRLRNLGGIIIIDFIDMMKEEHKQRVLSSLTSALSADRVKTNISGSGFSGLGLVEMTRKRTRESLEHVLCGECPACRGTGTMKTVETVSFDIFREIIRLNRTYQADEFLIYCAPAVYEVLSADEAHTVAELEVYIGKRVRIQCEPMYVQSKYDVVMV, translated from the coding sequence CTGGGATCAGAACTGCTGATCAATGTGACACCTACCGAAGCCCGAGTCGCGCTGGTGGAACACGGCGTGCTGCAGGAAGTGCACATTGAACGGCGCATGAAACGTGGCTTGGTTGGCAACATTTACAAAGGCAAAATCAGCCGGGTGTTGCCAGGGATGCAAGCCGCATTTGTCGATATCGGCCTAGATAAAGCCGCATTCCTACATGCCTCTGATATCTTTCCACATACCGAATGTGTTGCTGATGCCGAAAAAGGCAATTTTGTGGTGCGTAATATTGCTGAGCTGGTACGCCAGGGCCAGGACATCATGGTGCAGGTGGTAAAAGATCCATTGGGCACCAAAGGCGCACGATTAACCACAGATATCACCTTACCTTCTCGCTATCTGGTATTTATGCCGGGCTCCAGTCACGTTGGGGTATCGCAGCGGATTGAATCCGAAGAAGAGCGCGCGCGTCTCAAGGAGATTGCGTTGCCGTTCGTCGACGCTGACGGCGGTTTTATTATCCGCACCGCAGCAGAGGGCGTAGGCGCAGAAGAATTAGCGCAGGATGCCGCATTTTTGCGGCGGGTGTGGGCCAAAGTCAGTGAGCGTCGTAAACGCCAAGGGGCCACTTTACTGTATCAGGACTTGGCCTTGCCGGTGCGGATTGTCCGGGATTTTGTCGGAGTGGATCTAGACTCGGTGCAAGTGGACTCACAAAGCACGTATGAAGAATTGCTGCAGTTTGCCCAAGAATTTATGCCGGATGTGGCGGGCAAGATTGAGCATTACAGCGGTCCAGCGGCCATTTTCGATCTTTATGATGTAGAAAATGAGATCCAGCGGGCGCTGGAGCGCAAAGTCGAGCTTAAATCCGGTGGTTATCTGATCATCGATCAGACCGAAGCGATGACGACGGTAGATATCAACACCGGCGGTTTTGTGGGGCATCGCAATCTGGAAGAAACCATCTTTAATACCAATCTCGAAGCGACTCAGGCCATCGCTCGTCAGCTGCGTCTGCGAAATCTGGGGGGCATCATCATTATCGACTTTATTGATATGATGAAAGAGGAACACAAACAACGGGTGCTCAGTAGCCTGACCTCAGCACTCAGCGCCGACAGAGTGAAAACCAATATCTCTGGCTCTGGTTTTTCCGGTTTAGGACTGGTGGAAATGACCCGCAAACGTACCCGGGAAAGTCTGGAACATGTTCTTTGCGGTGAGTGTCCGGCTTGTCGCGGTACCGGCACGATGAAAACGGTTGAAACCGTGTCCTTTGATATTTTCCGGGAAATTATCCGCTTGAATCGAACCTATCAGGCCGATGAGTTTCTTATCTATTGTGCGCCTGCGGTCTACGAAGTGTTGTCGGCAGACGAGGCACATACAGTCGCCGAGCTGGAAGTGTATATCGGTAAACGGGTACGTATTCAATGTGAACCCATGTATGTGCAGAGCAAATATGACGTGGTAATGGTGTAG
- a CDS encoding Maf family protein gives MKKLLLASASPRRRELLAQLGLGVTNFSFDVLATDIDESRHQGEAAATFVMRLATEKAAAGLNRWQHPNTVALGSDTIVVVDDNILGKPADAEEAIAMLSQLSGREHQVMTAVAVTDGHCTESALVATTVTFSNMTAAQIAAYVASGEPMDKAGAYGIQGLGGSFISRINGSYSAVVGLPLVETRILLQKMQLL, from the coding sequence ATGAAAAAATTGTTGTTGGCATCAGCCTCGCCCCGTCGCCGTGAATTACTGGCTCAACTGGGACTGGGAGTTACGAACTTTTCCTTTGATGTACTCGCCACGGATATTGATGAGTCGCGTCATCAGGGAGAAGCCGCGGCCACTTTTGTCATGCGCTTAGCCACAGAAAAGGCCGCAGCAGGACTCAACCGCTGGCAACACCCCAATACTGTCGCATTAGGTTCCGACACCATCGTTGTTGTCGACGATAATATCCTCGGTAAGCCCGCTGATGCTGAAGAAGCGATAGCAATGCTTAGTCAACTGAGTGGCCGCGAACATCAGGTCATGACGGCGGTGGCGGTTACTGATGGGCACTGCACTGAGTCGGCATTGGTCGCAACCACAGTGACGTTTAGCAATATGACGGCAGCACAAATTGCCGCATATGTTGCCAGTGGCGAGCCTATGGATAAGGCGGGTGCCTATGGTATACAGGGGCTGGGCGGAAGTTTTATTTCCCGTATCAACGGCAGTTATTCTGCTGTGGTAGGATTGCCACTGGTGGAGACCAGAATCTTGTTACAAAAGATGCAGCTGCTGTAA
- a CDS encoding HlyD family secretion protein, which produces MRVNPLLATVTLAAVAAALIYGLILAYSPKPHLLQGQIEAREYNVSSKVAGRVEQVLVRKGDEVAAGELLFAIESPELNAKLTQASGALDAAKAMQQEADNGARKQQIAAAKEQWLKAKAASELAKTTYDRVENLFNGGVLARQKRDEAFTQWQAAKYTEQAAKAMYDMAAEGARDEQKAAAAGNAKRAAGAVQEVNAVLADSQMKAPKAGEITDVLLQPGELAPTGFPVVTLVDMRDSWAVFQVREDQLAQFHKGDKKQLRIPALGKDYQYQVSYISVLGDFATWRATESGHDFDMRTFEVELRPTQPIPDLRVGMSVLLAGDK; this is translated from the coding sequence ATGCGGGTTAATCCTTTACTGGCAACAGTGACACTGGCGGCAGTGGCAGCCGCACTGATTTATGGACTAATCCTCGCCTATAGCCCTAAACCCCATCTGTTACAGGGGCAGATTGAAGCGCGCGAATACAATGTGTCCTCAAAGGTTGCTGGTCGTGTGGAGCAAGTGTTAGTCCGTAAAGGTGATGAAGTGGCCGCAGGGGAGCTGCTTTTTGCCATTGAGAGCCCAGAGCTCAACGCCAAACTGACCCAGGCCAGTGGCGCCCTTGATGCAGCCAAGGCAATGCAGCAAGAGGCCGATAATGGTGCCCGTAAGCAACAGATTGCCGCCGCGAAAGAACAATGGCTCAAAGCCAAAGCTGCCAGCGAGTTGGCGAAAACGACTTATGATCGCGTTGAAAATCTGTTTAACGGTGGTGTACTGGCAAGGCAGAAACGCGATGAAGCCTTTACCCAATGGCAAGCCGCCAAATATACCGAGCAAGCCGCCAAGGCTATGTATGACATGGCGGCTGAAGGTGCGCGTGATGAACAGAAAGCTGCTGCTGCGGGGAATGCCAAACGTGCCGCCGGTGCGGTGCAGGAGGTCAATGCAGTACTGGCGGACAGTCAGATGAAGGCGCCAAAAGCCGGCGAAATTACCGATGTGTTACTGCAACCTGGCGAACTGGCACCTACCGGCTTCCCAGTGGTGACACTGGTGGATATGCGTGACAGTTGGGCGGTATTTCAGGTTCGCGAAGATCAGTTGGCCCAGTTCCATAAAGGCGATAAAAAGCAGTTACGGATCCCGGCTTTGGGTAAGGATTACCAATATCAGGTGAGCTATATCAGCGTGTTGGGGGATTTTGCTACCTGGCGTGCCACTGAAAGCGGTCACGATTTTGATATGCGTACTTTCGAAGTCGAACTGCGTCCTACCCAACCGATCCCTGATCTGCGAGTGGGAATGTCGGTGCTGCTGGCCGGAGATAAGTAA
- a CDS encoding carbon-nitrogen hydrolase family protein, whose product MQVNLLQCQSSRKPAENLAFINSQLEQLPRQPGEPQLVVLPECALLFGGHEGEQLAFAGKGDETPLQQQLAALAAKHQVYLAAGTIPVASGDGRVYSRTYLFDDKGQVLGDYDKLHLFDVDISDNTRNYRESDTFCPGNRVCVVDTPFGRIGLSVCYDLRFPDLYRALRQAGAQIILVPAAFTRVTGAAHWEVLLRARAIETQCYVLAAAQWGRHNQGGRETWGQSMIVDPWGRIMAQLPENTGWVQARLDMDELQKIRSNMPVSQHNRFSLPALLPPAKH is encoded by the coding sequence ATGCAGGTAAATCTTCTTCAGTGTCAGAGCAGTCGCAAGCCCGCAGAGAATTTGGCGTTTATCAACTCGCAGCTTGAGCAATTGCCGCGACAGCCCGGCGAGCCACAGTTGGTCGTGTTGCCTGAATGTGCCTTGTTATTCGGTGGTCATGAAGGTGAGCAGTTGGCCTTTGCGGGTAAGGGTGATGAAACACCCCTGCAACAACAGTTAGCGGCATTAGCGGCAAAGCATCAGGTGTATCTTGCTGCCGGCACCATTCCTGTCGCCAGTGGCGATGGTCGGGTTTACAGTCGCACTTACCTGTTCGATGATAAAGGACAAGTGTTGGGCGACTATGACAAACTGCATCTGTTTGATGTTGATATCAGTGATAACACCCGCAATTACCGGGAGAGCGATACTTTCTGTCCCGGCAATCGTGTCTGTGTGGTCGATACCCCTTTTGGTCGTATCGGCCTGTCAGTGTGCTACGATTTGCGTTTTCCCGATCTTTACCGGGCATTGCGTCAGGCGGGCGCGCAGATCATACTGGTGCCAGCAGCTTTTACCCGAGTCACTGGGGCGGCCCATTGGGAAGTGTTGTTGCGGGCGCGGGCAATTGAAACGCAGTGTTATGTGCTGGCGGCGGCGCAGTGGGGCCGTCATAACCAAGGTGGTCGCGAAACATGGGGGCAGAGCATGATCGTCGACCCTTGGGGCCGGATTATGGCACAGTTACCAGAGAACACCGGTTGGGTGCAGGCACGGCTGGATATGGACGAGCTGCAAAAAATCCGCAGTAACATGCCGGTATCACAACACAATCGATTTTCGCTGCCGGCGTTGTTGCCGCCAGCCAAGCATTAA
- a CDS encoding YhdP family protein, with product MNLRFSPYKIGRFCWQMLAVSLLLFALLVSLIRGLLPQLDQARQQVTAYIAQHYGVRVELGQLSAHWQAYGPSLTIEKLVLPKQEHLPITLVVQNVQVKLDFWETLLTAKPQVENVIFDGVKLALDMDQLNAAAADNTSPQRGGNMDWLYSLLLEQLERFSVGDATVQLLSKEIHYRPIHIGDLRWQNHGQSHQGSGALYLDDSQQAQQHLTLRIDLNGDGYQPDTIHGQAYVQAQSLDIGRWASAQQSKQPGLADIPLEGVINLAGWVEFANRSLQSGLVQFSPSWFQWTLDNQQQRFDIAGGSISWQPQQGGWRLDSHNLQLKTNGKSWQPLQLQLQKQQQQFFGQLNQIQVADLMPLLPVVPGVDKVMLQQILAMTPQGSLGPLKLYRGADGDLQAALPVQGLTWKAVGEIPGIAPLDLRLSWRNGYLNADLPSQHYQLEIPKEFKAPLVFDGAAFAAGFDTDTLQLFVADLQVSNEDLQLDTSLRLDLRDQATMALAAAVQLHKADNAGRYFPRRQMGEDLSHYLEQALKAGHSDNAAVVWRGPLANFPFDDHSGIFQAGFTMENGRFAFQPDWPSTKDLTIDGLFENARMEIKVLAGKLQNIDISGANVSIPSLEVHSHLLVDADIAAKGWDIAAVMLNSPLKDSVGATLDTVKIQDSVNGKLKLDIPLYAGGTADIQGQVAFADTPVFIRKPGVKLNKVNGIVSFHNEVVTGEGITALLYGQPATITFDTGNLNDKFAVNVHAKGNWQLSRLPPELDNPLTPFYQGSTAWSGALQLIFDDGGYTLQANVDADLANTELTLPAPFAKDKGEPLALQAELLGDDQQASLGIRIGDKAEFWGGFAADSGNRLQHYDLLLGRLFRSGDQLVKDGGQLRLDLDKVDFAQWLPVITAFTDTKPQAAASTATEPQRVNTAATAEDEQRTTEDATDVAFFPPLKGIQAKINDLTLLGQKFTQLQMTAHPTDQSWQFEGLSPEFSGSVEIFPDWYRQGVKLKASRLYLNPLHPIGSASDIKEAATAQQPDDLPPLAVDVDDFRFQNIALGHLVLQSAPAPKGYHIQTLSVSAPQGKLEGQGDWLSTAGDNQTKVNFNIDSPNFEQLAQLFDVNPGVKDSPLKMKAALQWHGGPVDFNLPTLNGDVHFELGKGHMEQISDKGARIFSLFSLDSLLRKLSLDFSDVFGKGLYFNTFGGDLRIDNGMVKTTNTEMDAIAGNMKVRGYTDLNTESLNYDIRFAPKLASSVPTVVLLSTSAWTMGIGAFALTKVLEPVIEVISEIRFRLTGTMSEPKLEELERKSKEIEIPKSALPASEQPAANDAAGATTKSPAPATSAETKPAASDSAAKTTESSETTATVKSAEATTDAKPAETEKQNGTTPTAPKTSEPTPKPTEEPADAGKSSSVSEQSQARREFGVYQLAA from the coding sequence GTGAATTTACGCTTTAGCCCTTATAAGATTGGTCGTTTCTGTTGGCAAATGCTGGCGGTCTCACTGCTGCTGTTTGCTTTATTGGTGAGCTTGATCCGGGGGTTGTTGCCGCAATTGGATCAGGCTCGTCAGCAAGTTACCGCCTACATAGCGCAACACTACGGTGTCCGTGTCGAACTGGGGCAACTGTCGGCGCACTGGCAGGCTTATGGTCCATCGCTCACTATCGAAAAACTGGTATTGCCAAAACAGGAACATCTGCCAATCACCTTGGTGGTGCAGAATGTCCAGGTTAAATTAGATTTCTGGGAAACCCTGCTCACGGCCAAGCCGCAAGTGGAAAATGTCATCTTTGACGGGGTAAAACTGGCGCTCGACATGGATCAGTTGAATGCGGCCGCCGCGGACAATACGTCTCCCCAACGTGGCGGCAATATGGATTGGTTGTACTCTTTGCTGCTGGAACAACTGGAGCGCTTTTCCGTTGGTGATGCTACGGTGCAGCTGTTATCCAAAGAGATCCATTATCGGCCCATCCATATTGGCGATCTGCGCTGGCAGAATCATGGTCAATCGCATCAGGGCAGCGGCGCGCTGTATCTTGATGACTCACAACAGGCACAGCAACACCTGACTTTACGCATCGATTTGAATGGTGATGGTTATCAACCAGACACTATTCACGGTCAGGCTTATGTACAGGCACAATCACTGGATATTGGCCGCTGGGCGTCAGCGCAGCAAAGTAAACAACCGGGGTTAGCCGATATCCCGCTGGAAGGTGTGATCAACTTAGCGGGCTGGGTCGAGTTTGCCAACCGCTCGTTGCAGTCAGGATTAGTCCAATTTAGCCCATCTTGGTTTCAGTGGACCTTGGATAATCAGCAACAACGATTCGATATCGCCGGTGGCAGTATAAGCTGGCAACCGCAGCAAGGTGGCTGGCGGCTAGACAGTCACAATCTGCAACTCAAAACCAATGGCAAGTCCTGGCAGCCGTTGCAACTCCAGCTGCAAAAGCAGCAGCAACAGTTTTTTGGGCAGCTGAATCAAATACAGGTGGCGGACTTAATGCCGCTGTTGCCGGTAGTGCCTGGTGTCGACAAAGTGATGCTGCAGCAAATCCTGGCGATGACCCCGCAGGGCAGCTTGGGTCCACTGAAGTTATACCGCGGTGCTGATGGCGACTTACAAGCAGCGTTGCCGGTACAAGGGCTTACCTGGAAAGCAGTCGGCGAGATCCCGGGGATTGCGCCGCTCGACTTACGCCTCAGCTGGCGGAATGGTTATCTCAATGCGGACTTACCATCGCAGCATTATCAGCTGGAGATTCCCAAAGAGTTTAAGGCGCCGTTGGTGTTTGACGGCGCAGCTTTCGCTGCCGGTTTTGATACCGATACGCTGCAATTATTTGTCGCAGATCTGCAGGTTAGCAATGAAGACCTGCAATTGGATACGTCACTGCGACTGGATTTACGTGATCAGGCCACCATGGCGTTGGCCGCAGCCGTGCAGTTACACAAGGCGGATAACGCCGGGCGGTATTTCCCACGACGGCAAATGGGTGAAGACCTGAGTCACTATCTGGAACAAGCGCTGAAAGCCGGTCACAGTGACAACGCTGCGGTGGTATGGCGCGGGCCTTTGGCTAACTTTCCCTTTGACGATCATAGTGGAATATTCCAGGCCGGTTTTACCATGGAAAACGGACGTTTTGCTTTTCAGCCAGACTGGCCAAGCACGAAAGATTTAACCATTGATGGCTTGTTTGAAAATGCCCGAATGGAGATCAAAGTGCTTGCGGGTAAGCTACAAAATATTGATATCAGTGGTGCCAACGTTAGTATCCCCAGCTTAGAAGTTCATAGTCATTTGCTCGTCGATGCTGATATCGCAGCCAAAGGCTGGGATATCGCGGCGGTGATGTTGAATTCACCATTAAAAGATAGCGTGGGCGCGACGTTGGATACGGTGAAAATTCAGGATAGCGTCAACGGTAAACTCAAACTGGATATTCCACTTTATGCTGGCGGCACGGCTGATATACAAGGACAGGTTGCATTTGCCGATACGCCGGTGTTCATCCGTAAGCCTGGGGTAAAACTCAATAAGGTCAACGGCATCGTCTCCTTCCATAACGAAGTGGTTACCGGTGAGGGCATTACCGCCCTACTGTACGGTCAGCCGGCGACGATTACCTTTGATACCGGTAACCTTAATGACAAATTTGCGGTGAACGTTCACGCCAAAGGTAACTGGCAGTTGTCGCGGTTGCCGCCGGAACTGGATAACCCGCTAACACCTTTCTATCAAGGTAGCACCGCTTGGTCGGGTGCGCTGCAACTGATTTTTGATGATGGCGGCTACACCTTACAGGCCAACGTGGATGCTGATCTGGCAAACACCGAGCTGACATTACCGGCACCTTTTGCAAAAGATAAAGGCGAGCCGCTGGCCTTGCAGGCAGAACTGCTGGGGGATGATCAGCAAGCGTCGTTGGGAATTCGCATTGGCGATAAAGCGGAATTTTGGGGCGGCTTTGCTGCCGATTCCGGCAATCGATTGCAACATTATGATCTGTTGTTGGGGCGATTATTCCGCAGTGGTGATCAGTTAGTCAAAGATGGTGGCCAGTTGCGGCTCGACCTCGATAAAGTGGATTTTGCTCAGTGGTTGCCAGTCATTACTGCATTTACTGACACTAAACCCCAGGCGGCTGCATCAACTGCGACTGAGCCTCAGCGTGTGAACACTGCTGCGACTGCAGAGGATGAACAGCGCACAACCGAAGACGCAACGGATGTCGCTTTCTTCCCGCCACTGAAAGGCATTCAGGCGAAGATCAATGACCTGACCTTACTGGGGCAAAAATTTACCCAGTTACAAATGACCGCACACCCGACAGACCAGTCATGGCAGTTTGAAGGATTGTCACCGGAGTTTTCTGGCAGTGTCGAAATTTTCCCGGACTGGTATCGTCAAGGCGTGAAACTCAAGGCGTCACGTTTGTATCTGAATCCACTGCACCCGATTGGCAGTGCTTCCGACATCAAAGAAGCGGCGACTGCGCAACAGCCTGATGATTTGCCGCCATTAGCCGTGGATGTGGATGATTTCCGTTTCCAGAATATTGCCCTGGGACATCTGGTGCTACAGAGTGCACCAGCGCCAAAAGGCTATCATATTCAAACGTTGTCCGTGTCCGCTCCACAAGGAAAGCTGGAAGGTCAGGGGGACTGGTTATCCACTGCCGGTGACAATCAGACCAAGGTGAACTTCAATATTGATTCCCCCAATTTTGAACAATTGGCGCAGCTGTTTGACGTTAATCCAGGGGTGAAAGATTCGCCGTTAAAAATGAAGGCGGCGTTGCAGTGGCACGGCGGCCCCGTCGATTTCAATCTGCCGACACTCAATGGTGATGTGCATTTTGAATTGGGTAAAGGCCATATGGAGCAAATCAGTGACAAAGGCGCCCGCATTTTCTCGCTGTTCAGCCTGGATTCGCTGCTACGTAAACTGTCGCTGGATTTCTCCGATGTGTTTGGTAAAGGATTATATTTCAATACCTTTGGTGGTGATTTACGCATCGATAATGGGATGGTAAAAACCACTAACACCGAAATGGATGCTATTGCCGGTAATATGAAGGTGCGGGGCTACACTGACCTTAATACAGAAAGCCTTAACTATGATATCCGCTTTGCACCTAAGTTAGCCTCCAGCGTGCCGACCGTGGTATTGCTTAGTACCAGTGCCTGGACCATGGGCATTGGCGCTTTTGCGTTAACCAAGGTGTTAGAACCGGTGATTGAAGTGATCTCTGAAATACGTTTCCGGCTAACCGGCACCATGTCTGAACCTAAGCTGGAAGAGTTGGAGCGTAAGAGTAAAGAGATCGAAATTCCTAAAAGCGCGTTACCAGCTTCAGAACAGCCTGCCGCAAATGATGCTGCTGGCGCGACTACGAAATCGCCTGCCCCAGCAACATCTGCAGAGACTAAGCCTGCGGCCAGCGATAGCGCAGCCAAAACAACCGAATCATCCGAGACTACAGCAACAGTAAAATCAGCCGAAGCGACCACTGATGCGAAACCGGCTGAAACAGAGAAACAGAACGGAACCACCCCCACAGCACCTAAAACATCCGAACCGACCCCAAAGCCCACAGAGGAACCCGCAGATGCAGGTAAATCTTCTTCAGTGTCAGAGCAGTCGCAAGCCCGCAGAGAATTTGGCGTTTATCAACTCGCAGCTTGA
- the tldD gene encoding metalloprotease TldD: protein MSLLTQVGQSLLQQGLTLEDLHRYLERIHRHQVDFADLYFQGSRHESWVLEDGIVKEGSFHIERGVGVRAITGEKTGFAYADDITPAALNASVEAARGIAQSGGKGKVHAWKRRGVKSLYQSEDPIAAMTEAPKIQLLKQADAYVRSLDPRIIQVVISLSGVYEEILIAASDGTLAADIRPLVRFNCSVILEENGRRERGGSGGGGRHDYQALMVAGDDGLPVCFAFAREAVRQAQVNLNAVDAPAGEMPVVLGPGWPGVLLHEAVGHGLEGDFNRKGSSAFSGRIGQQVASPLVTVVDDGTMANRRGSLTIDDEGTPTHRTVLIENGILKGYMQDKLNARLMGQQPTGNGRRESYANLPMPRMTNTYMLAGESDPAEIIRSVEKGIYAPNFGGGQVDITSGKFVFSASEAYLIEKGEITHAIKGATLIGNGPEAMGQISMVGNDLSLDKGVGVCGKDGQSVPVGVGQPTLKLDRLTVGGTA from the coding sequence ATGTCATTGTTAACCCAGGTAGGACAAAGTTTGCTGCAGCAGGGACTGACACTGGAAGACCTGCACCGATATCTTGAGCGCATTCACCGGCATCAGGTGGATTTTGCTGATCTTTATTTTCAGGGCAGCCGTCACGAGTCTTGGGTACTGGAAGATGGCATTGTCAAAGAGGGCAGCTTCCACATCGAACGTGGCGTCGGGGTTCGGGCTATTACCGGTGAAAAAACGGGATTTGCCTATGCTGACGATATCACACCGGCGGCTTTGAATGCCTCTGTGGAAGCCGCTCGAGGCATCGCGCAAAGTGGTGGCAAAGGCAAAGTGCATGCCTGGAAGCGTCGCGGCGTGAAGTCACTGTACCAAAGCGAAGACCCGATTGCGGCAATGACTGAAGCCCCTAAGATCCAGTTGTTAAAGCAGGCCGATGCCTATGTACGCAGTCTTGACCCGCGGATTATCCAAGTGGTGATCAGCCTTTCCGGGGTCTATGAAGAGATCCTGATCGCGGCCAGTGATGGTACCCTGGCGGCCGATATTCGACCATTAGTGCGTTTTAACTGTTCAGTGATCCTGGAAGAAAATGGTCGACGTGAACGCGGTGGCTCCGGTGGCGGTGGTCGTCATGATTATCAGGCGTTGATGGTAGCCGGGGATGATGGTTTACCCGTGTGTTTTGCCTTTGCCCGCGAAGCGGTGCGTCAAGCGCAGGTCAATCTTAATGCCGTCGATGCGCCTGCCGGTGAAATGCCGGTAGTACTTGGCCCCGGCTGGCCTGGGGTGTTGCTGCATGAAGCAGTAGGTCACGGCCTGGAAGGCGATTTTAACCGTAAAGGTAGTAGCGCCTTTAGTGGCCGCATTGGGCAGCAGGTGGCATCGCCATTAGTCACGGTTGTTGATGATGGCACTATGGCCAATCGTCGCGGCTCGCTCACTATTGATGATGAAGGCACGCCAACACATCGTACCGTATTGATTGAAAACGGCATTTTGAAAGGCTATATGCAGGACAAACTCAATGCACGACTGATGGGACAACAGCCGACAGGCAATGGTCGTCGTGAGTCTTATGCAAATCTGCCAATGCCACGCATGACCAACACATATATGCTGGCGGGCGAATCGGATCCGGCTGAGATTATTCGCTCAGTTGAAAAAGGTATCTATGCGCCTAATTTTGGTGGTGGTCAGGTCGACATTACTTCCGGGAAGTTTGTGTTTTCCGCCTCCGAGGCCTATCTCATCGAAAAAGGTGAGATCACCCACGCGATTAAAGGTGCCACTCTCATTGGCAATGGGCCGGAAGCGATGGGGCAAATCTCCATGGTGGGCAACGACCTGTCACTGGACAAAGGTGTCGGCGTCTGTGGTAAGGATGGTCAGAGCGTTCCGGTAGGAGTTGGTCAGCCAACACTGAAATTGGATCGACTCACCGTCGGTGGCACTGCTTAA